From the Rutidosis leptorrhynchoides isolate AG116_Rl617_1_P2 unplaced genomic scaffold, CSIRO_AGI_Rlap_v1 contig515, whole genome shotgun sequence genome, one window contains:
- the LOC139884176 gene encoding uncharacterized protein produces MKGTKPAVLNLAEKCKNILASNWQGQLNTVKADAKGSKEGIFSSKVKYFVKRGRPYIWVPEKEQHNVNTIIDERVSFAISSPYPGPLKSLLKSIKKLPARVALAGDVVSLKPEKCLAHRAAESLQACIESEERAIKESSYTVSGVLSSSSHLLTSRSENLKALLDEGTEYVVYKFNISSWMWIDGHGRTHKIDLEDMAKYNADKLAPFSAQLIDGINQSEARRRALMILCLTYLNASAKDAYMLSVDRKGFDVLGKVRRAVIKDGAGEYQWKEFRFTFKEEASDIETFCRLLVEMEEEALKKVSSFSGLT; encoded by the exons ATGAAGGGTACAAAACCAGCCGTCTTAAATTTGGCAGAGAAATGCAAG AATATACTGGCTTCAAATTGGCAAGGTCAACTCAATACTGTTAAAGCTGACGCCAAAGGAAG CAAGGAGGGCATATTTTCTTCGAAGGTGAAGTACTTTGTGAAGAGAGGAAGGCCATATATCTGGGTACCTGAGAAGGAACAACACAATGTG AACACTATTATAGATGAGCGTGTTTCATTTGCTATTTCCAGTCCATATCCAGGGCCCCTGAAAAGTTTACTTAAATCAATAAAGAAG TTACCAGCTAGGGTTGCTTTGGCTGGCGATGTTGTGTCTCTCAAACCTGAAAAAT GCTTA GCTCATCGTGCTGCAGAAAGTCTTCAAGCATGCATAGAGTCTGAAGAGAGAGCGATTAAGGAGTCCAGTTATACGGTTTCTGGTGTATTAAGTTCTTCTAGTCACCTTCTTACCTCTCGAAGTGAAAATCTCAAGGCGTTACTTGATGAGGGCACAGAGTATGTTGTTTACAAGTTCAATATAAG CTCATGGATGTGGATTGATGGACATGGAAGGACTCATAAAATTGATCTTGAAGATATGGCAAAATATAATGCAGATAAGTTAG CGCCATTTTCTGCACAGCTCATCGATGGTATCAATCAAAGCGAAGCCAGGCGTAGAGCTCTGATGATCCTCTGTCTCACATACTTAAATGCAAGTGCAAAA GATGCATATATGCTCTCTGTTGATCGGAAGGGATTTGACGTGCTGGGGAAGGTTCGAAGGGCGGTGATTAAAGATGGGGCTGGAGAGTACCAGTGGAAAGAATTCAGGTTCACATTCAAGGAAGAAGCATCTGACATCGAGACGTTCTGTCGTTTACTTGTTGAAATGGAAGAAGAAGCTCTCAAAAAGGTCTCAAGTTTCAGCGGTCTAACTTGA